TCGAGGCGGTCGGTCGATGGTCGATGATCGACGTCTTCATGATCTCGATCCTGATCGCGCTGGTGAAGCTGGGCTCGATCGCGACGATCGAGCCAGGCGTCGGCGCGACCTCCTTCGCCGCCGTTGTGGTCTTCACGATGGTCGCCGCCATGGCCTTCGACCCGCGCCTCATCTGGGATTCCATGGAGGAAGAACATGAGCCAAGATCAGAGCCTTAGCGCTTCAGGCGCCGGCCCTTCGGGAAGCGGGCCGCAGGTCGAGGTCGGGACCCGGCGCGGCATCTCGATCGTCTGGCTGATTCCCGTCGTCGCCGGCGTGATCGCCGTCTGGCTCGCCTACACCACGATCAGCGAGCAGGGACCGGAGATCACCATCGACTTCAAGACGGCGGTCGGCCTGGAGGCCGGCAAGACCAAGATCAAGTTTCGCGACGTCGAGGTCGGCCTGGTCGATGCCGTAACCTTGAAGCAGGACCTCTCGGGCGTAACGGTGACCGCCAGCCTGGAGTCCGGCTCGGAGCCGCACCTCAACGAGCAGACCCGCTTCTGGGT
This genomic interval from Kiloniellales bacterium contains the following:
- a CDS encoding paraquat-inducible protein A; this encodes EAVGRWSMIDVFMISILIALVKLGSIATIEPGVGATSFAAVVVFTMVAAMAFDPRLIWDSMEEEHEPRSEP